In a single window of the Podarcis raffonei isolate rPodRaf1 chromosome 14, rPodRaf1.pri, whole genome shotgun sequence genome:
- the PAM16 gene encoding mitochondrial import inner membrane translocase subunit TIM16, giving the protein MATIFSLPPSLEPLQMSSLVVTATDSPRQEDLPTTFTASVDATLSVALETGRIPALRAPPGRQGPPSTPGRRSRPQSQYGVRFRSRRRKRLLHAARLVSMVPSFPGSRRIISPLGRPRREEGRRGMTQQRGFGGRGSVAVAIRAPKGAGSQGQEQPGQAKYLAQIVLVGVQVVGRAFARALRQEFAASQAAADARGRSGPQSEAASSISGLSLQEAQQILNVCKLNPEDIQKNYEHLFKVNDKSVGGSFYLQSKVVRAKERLDEELRIQSQQRREQDAERKPDT; this is encoded by the exons ATGGCAACAATCTTCTCGCTGCCCCCATCCTTGGAGCCTCTGCAGATGTCCTCTCTGGTTGTCACGGCAACAGACTCCCCCCGGCAGGAAGACTTGCCCACGACCTTCACAGCTTCCGTAGATGCAACTCTCTCAGTTGCCTTGGAGACCGGAC GGATCCCGGCATTGCGCGCGCCTCCCGGCCGCCAGGGGCCGCCCTCGACCCCGGGGCGGCGCTCTAGGCCCCAAAGCCAGTACGGGGTCCGCTTCCGGTCGCGAAGGCGGAAGAGGCTTCTCCATGCGGCCCGGCTCGTCTCTATGGTGCCCTCCTTCCCCGGGAGCCGCCGGATCATCTCGCCCTTGGGCCGcccgaggagggaggagggaaggagaggcatG ACCCAGCAGAGAggctttggggggaggggctcaGTGGCCGTTGCCATCCGAGCACCGAAGGGGGCTGGTTCCCAAGGGCAGGAGCAACCTGGTCAA GCCAAGTACCTGGCACAGATCGTCCTCGTGGGGGTGCAGGTGGTGGGCAGAGCCTTTGCCCGGGCGCTGCGGCAGGAGTTCGCAG CCAGCCAAGCAGCGGCAGACGCGCGAGGGCGCTCAGGGCCTCAGTCGGAAGCAGCCTCCAGCATCTCTGGCCTCAGCCTGCAGGAGGCCCAGCAGATCCTCAATGTCTGCAAGCTCAACCCAGAGGACATTCAGAAG AACTACGAGCATTTATTCAAGGTGAACGACAAATCCGTGGGGGGTTCTTTCTACCTGCAGTCCAAG GTGGTGAGAGCCAAGGAGCGCCTGGACGAAGAGCTGCGGATCCAGTCGCAGCAGCGGCGAGAACAAGACGCAGAGCGCAAGCCAGACACGTAG
- the GLIS2 gene encoding zinc finger protein GLIS2 produces the protein MHSLDEPLDLKLSISKLQAAQAKSDQTLGGSRPRSFRQDFRIREDSSPDSPHSPLDGLQSHPKCHDKRDTRFSSTPTIDLSLSPPPPPGLDSPGGGRASLSPDRQSGGELVSSSALRDLQSLRYIDGLRSSFQFFLPLNSGGALHLPASAFLGAPKEKRLSPEMPLQKQLVCRWSKCNQPFDLLQDLVDHVNDFHVKPEKDAGYCCHWEGCARHGRGFNARYKMLIHIRTHTNEKPHRCPTCNKSFSRLENLKIHNRSHTGEKPYICPYEGCSKRYSNSSDRFKHTRTHYVDKPYYCKMPGCHKRYTDPSSLRKHIKAHGHFISHEQQELLQLQPAPKPSLAAPADVPYLNGAQIIIPNPAALFGSHGLPLPLAPAPLDLSALACGGLAGLHSPVLGPLNLAKNPLLASPFAASSLGLPVVSLLAGAASAKALPERSAARPSKGGGGGQGPPQSCKEASGRTERGRGGAEGLSLLPAGGALDLSTGMNSAGSSDGLPPGWVVIPTGSVLLKQAVVN, from the exons ATGCATTCCCTCGACGAGCCGCTGGACCTCAAGCTAAGCATCTCCAAGCTCCAGGCGGCACAAGCCAAGAGCGACCAGACCCTGGGCGGCTCCAGGCCCCGATCCTTCCGCCAGGACTTCCGGATCCGGGAGGACAGCAGCCCCGACTCGCCTCATTCCCCACTCGACG GCCTCCAGTCGCACCCCAAATGCCACGACAAGAGGGACACCCgcttctcctccacccccaccatcgACCTgagcctctctcctcctcctcctcccggcttgGACTCCCCCGGCGGGGGCCGCGCCTCGCTCTCCCCCGACAGGCAGAGCGGCGGGGAGTTGGTGAGCTCCTCCGCCCTGCGG GACCTTCAGTCCCTGCGCTACATCGATGGCCTCCGGAGCTCCTTCCAGTTCTTCCTGCCCCTCAACTCGGGGGGTGCCTTGCACCTGCCTGCCTCAGCCTTCCTGGGGGCCCCCAAAGAGAAGCGCCTCTCCCCAGAGATGCCCCTGCAGAAGCAGCTGGTGTGCCGGTGGTCAAAG TGCAACCAGCCCTTTGACCTGCTGCAAGACCTCGTGGACCACGTCAACGACTTCCACGTGAAGCCGGAGAAGGACGCCGGCTACTGCTGCCACTGGGAGGGCTGCGCTCGCCACGGAAGGGGCTTCAATGCCAG gtACAAGATGCTGATCCACATCCGCACGCACACCAATGAAAAGCCCCACcgctgccccacctgcaacaagAGCTTCTCTCGGCTGGAAAACCTGAAGATCCACAACCGCTCCCACACAG GCGAGAAGCCCTACATCTGCCCCTACGAAGGCTGCAGCAAGCGCTACTCCAACTCGAGCGACCGCTTCAAGCACACCCGCACGCACTACGTGGACAAGCCCTACTACTGCAAGATGCCCGGCTGCCACAAGCGCTACACAGACCCCAGCTCCCTGCGCAAGCACATCAAGGCGCACGGCCACTTCATCTCGCAcgagcagcaggagctgctgcagctgcagccgGCCCCCAAGCCCTCCCTGGCGGCCCCCGCGGACGTGCCTTACCTCAACGGGGCGCAGATCATCATCCCCAACCCCGCCGCCCTCTTCGGCAGCCACGGCCTGCCCCTCCCGCTGGCCCCCGCCCCACTGGACCTCAGCGCCCTGGCCTGCGGGGGGCTGGCCGGCCTCCACAGCCCTGTCCTGGGGCCCCTCAACCTGGCCAAGAACCCCCTCCTCGCCTCGCCCTTCGCTGCCAGCAGCCTGGGGCTGCCCGTCGTCTCCTTGCTGGCGGGGGCCGCCTCCGCCAAGGCCCTGCCCGAGAGGAGCGCGGCCCGGCCCAGCAAAGGCGGCGGGGGCGGGCAGGGGCCGCCACAGAGCTGCAAGGAAGCCAGCGGGAGGACTGAGAGGGGCCGGGGGGGCGCAgagggcctctcgctgctgcctgCGGGGGGCGCCCTAGACCTCTCCACCGGCATGAACTCGGCGGGCAGCTCAGACGGCCTGCCCCCCGGTTGGGTGGTGATCCCCACAGGCTCCGTGTTGCTGAAGCAGGCCGTGGTGAACTGA